One Phaseolus vulgaris cultivar G19833 chromosome 4, P. vulgaris v2.0, whole genome shotgun sequence DNA window includes the following coding sequences:
- the LOC137837595 gene encoding LOW QUALITY PROTEIN: protein SRC2 (The sequence of the model RefSeq protein was modified relative to this genomic sequence to represent the inferred CDS: substituted 1 base at 1 genomic stop codon) — MASHYELEVNLASARGLKNVNWRHGANRPYAVVWVDAKNKCSTTVDEDGDTEATWNQTLVIPLPPEPLEDLSLHVDAVHAGSEEDTEPLIGSARLKVVEVLEDVGVGARVSRTLALKRPSGRPQGKVDVNVVIRETGGYRTRDAYYAPPLGARDYSPASHGYGYPSHQDNNNNYNSAPQTTSYAXPQTSSYGQGSSYSYGTAQEEKKSKFGGMGTGLAVGAVAGVLGGVALVEGADFLEDKIADDVAENVEDDLGYDEDDF, encoded by the coding sequence ATGGCTTCCCACTACGAACTTGAAGTGAATCTCGCGTCAGCGCGTGGCTTGAAAAACGTGAACTGGCGCCACGGCGCGAACCGCCCATACGCCGTCGTTTGGGTGGACGCTAAGAACAAGTGCTCCACGACCGTCGACGAGGACGGGGACACCGAAGCCACGTGGAACCAAACCCTGGTTATTCCTCTTCCTCCCGAGCCTCTTGAGGATCTCTCTCTCCACGTCGACGCGGTTCACGCCGGCTCCGAGGAGGACACCGAGCCGCTTATCGGCTCGGCTCGGCTGAAGGTTGTTGAAGTCCTTGAAGACGTTGGAGTCGGAGCGCGCGTGAGCCGCACTCTCGCACTGAAGCGCCCCTCGGGAAGACCCCAAGGGAAGGTGGACGTTAATGTCGTTATAAGAGAAACTGGTGGCTATCGTACACGGGATGCGTACTACGCGCCTCCTTTAGGTGCAAGGGATTATTCCCCTGCGTCGCATGGCTATGGCTACCCGTCTCATCaggataataataataattataattctgCGCCCCAAACGACGTCGTATGCATAGCCTCAAACGTCGTCGTATGGACAAGGGAGTAGTTATAGCTACGGGACCgctcaagaagagaaaaagagtaAGTTTGGAGGGATGGGGACCGGATTGGCTGTGGGCGCGGTCGCTGGGGTTCTAGGTGGAGTCGCGCTCGTAGAGGGTGCTGATTTTCTGGAGGACAAGATTGCTGATGACGTGGCAGAGAACGTTGAGGATGATCTTGGATACGATGAAGATGATTTCTAG